From Rutidosis leptorrhynchoides isolate AG116_Rl617_1_P2 chromosome 3, CSIRO_AGI_Rlap_v1, whole genome shotgun sequence, a single genomic window includes:
- the LOC139897279 gene encoding protein GRAVITROPIC IN THE LIGHT 1-like, which produces MQLGGAKDAQNRDSSNQKVHPQPMEESANQNPEAVEALVSKIFTNISSLKSAYIRLQAAHTPYDPDKIQAADKLVISELKNLSELKHFYRENNPRPTLISPQDSRLAAEIQEQQSLLKTYEVMVKKFQSEIHNKDSEISQLQQHIQEATQKRAKLEKNLKLRGLSSTSKESEGSIDGSETGSTDLTPELFKSTVEIAYKAIHDFSKPLINMMKAAGWDLDAAANSIEPDVVYAKRAHKKYAFEYHICQKMFSGFQQEHFGLKSEIETSENKDSFFQQYLALREMDPLDFVGQNPDSDFGNFCRSKFILVVHPKMEASFFGNLDHRNYIMGGGHPRTPFYQVFLKLAKAIWLLHRLAHSFDPVIKVFQVSKGTEFSEVYMESVVKNFVVDENSDKPKVGLMVMPGFGIGGSVIQCRVYLTGIKEVE; this is translated from the coding sequence ATGCAACTTGGTGGAGCAAAAGACGCCCAAAACCGTGACAGCAGTAACCAAAAGGTCCACCCGCAACCTATGGAAGAATCTGCAAACCAAAATCCCGAAGCTGTTGAAGCCCTAGTTTCAAAAATATTTACAAATATTTCATCTTTAAAATCCGCTTATATTCGACTTCAAGCCGCTCATACACCTTATGACCCCGACAAAATCCAAGCTGCCGATAAACTCGTAATTTCAGAGCTAAAAAATTTATCTGAACTTAAACATTTTTACCGAGAAAATAACCCGAGACCCACGTTGATTTCTCCTCAAGATTCTCGTTTGGCTGCCGAAATTCAAGAACAACAGAGTCTTTTGAAGACGTATGAAGTGATGGTAAAAAAATTTCAATCCGAAATTCATAATAAAGATTCTGAAATATCTCAATTACAGCAGCATATTCAAGAGGCAACTCAAAAAAGGGCTAAATTGGAAAAGAATCTAAAGTTAAGGGGTTTATCGTCAACATCTAAGGAGTCCGAGGGCTCGATTGACGGAAGCGAAACGGGGTCTACTGATTTGACTCCCGAGCTTTTCAAGTCAACAGTAGAAATTGCCTACAAAGCCATTCATGATTTTTCAAAGCCATTAATCAACATGATGAAAGCTGCTGGTTGGGACCTTGATGCAGCTGCTAATTCAATCGAACCTGATGTTGTTTATGCAAAACGGGCCCACAAGAAATACGCATTCGAATACCATATTTGCCAAAAGATGTTTAGTGGATTTCAACAAGAACACTTTGGTCTCAAATCAGAAATTGAAACAAGCGAAAACAAAGATTCCTTTTTTCAGCAGTATCTTGCTTTGCGAGAAATGGATCCGTTAGATTTTGTCGGGCAAAACCCGGATTCAGATTTTGGGAATTTTTGCCGAAGCAAGTTCATACTTGTGGTCCACCCGAAAATGGAAGCTTCTTTTTTCGGTAATCTGGACCATAGAAACTACATAATGGGAGGGGGTCATCCAAGAACACCTTTTTATCAGGTGTTTTTAAAATTAGCAAAAGCTATATGGCTTTTGCACCGATTGGCTCATTCGTTTGATCCCGTTATCAAGGTTTTTCAAGTGAGTAAAGGGACGGAATTTTCGGAAGTTTATATGGAAAGTGTCGTTAAGAATTTCGTTGTGGATGAAAACAGCGATAAGCCTAAAGTTGGTTTAATGGTTATGCCTGGTTTTGGGATCGGTGGAAGTGTGATTCAGTGTCGGGTTTACTTGACTGGGATCAAGGAAGTTGAATAA